The nucleotide window AAATTCAGAGCAGAGTACTCCCTTGTCTTTCAGCCACCATGCAAAATATTTGCAACTGTggttgtacatgtatgtgtgctacTTTACACATGTGATATTTTGCAGGTGTTTACAGTTGAAGAAATGATGCCTCATATTCAACATTTGAAAGGAGCACACAGTAAGAACTTATttcttaaagacaaaaagaagaaaaactactGGCTGGTGACAGTTCTTCATGACAGACCAATTAATTTAAGTGATCTTGGCAAGCAGTTAGGAGTTCGGAGTGGAAATCTTCGGTCTGCTGATGAAACAGACATGCTAGAAGAACTGAAAGTTGGCCCAGGCTGTGCCACACCTTTGGCGCTCTTGTGATGATGGAGATGTTAAGTTTGTTTTGGATTCAGCTTTTCTGGAAGGTGGACATGAAAAAGTATACTTTCATCCAATGACTAATGCTGCAACCATGGGGTTGAGTCCTGAagattttcttgtatttgtgaAGGCTACAGGACATGATCCTATAGTTCTAAACTTTGATTAAAAACTGATTGGAAGTTGGGCATAGTCTAATACTCTAGGCAGAACAggctgatttcttgagttctaggccagccaaggactACACAATCAGATGCTGTGTCAAACAACTGGGCTAATGCTTTTAAATAAACTCATTTCTGACAGCTGTTTTTTTACTTGTGTCTTTGGAGACTAACATTCATCTTaaagatttttatgtgtatgagcattttgcctacatgtttctttcttttttcttttctcttttctttttggttttgttttgtttttcgagatagggtttctgtgtagttttgcgcctttcctggaactcgctttgtagaccaggctggcctcgaacttacagagatccacctggctctgcctcccgagtgctgggattaaaggcgtgtgcctacATGTTTCTATGTGTATCAATATGAGTGCCtatgcctgtggaagtcagaagaggacattggatcccctggaactggagtggcaaatagttgagagccaccatgtggatgctgggaactgaacctgggccctctgcaagaacaaggagttctaaccactgagctatcttttcagccccagtctgtcttaaaaaatttttaagatgaACTGAGGTAGTTTTAGTTAGTTGAGAGATTCaaatctgtctctgtcttctatgACAATTCATTATAAGAAGGCcttttggctggagagatggctcagaggttaactgcactgactgctcttctagaggttctgagtcccattcccagcaactacatggtagctcacaaccatctatgatatCTGGGCCTGCTTCTGGTGTTCGGCATGCATgtaggcaggacactgtatacataataaatcttaaaaaaaaaaaaaaaaagccttcaacaGTTGGGAGTCCTTTTGGAATTAATGAACTTAATCAGTTTTTACAGCACTTGGAATATATTGATAGTGGCTATTTTGGGGGAATTAGGATTGTCCCTGGTGAGCTAATTAAAAACACTTTCCAATGtctgacatttgtttttaaaccagttttcttcaataaacaataaaactttctagtaaacattttttgttttgttgggataGGGTCTCATGCAGGCCAGGTTGTCTTCAAACTAGCTGTGCATCCAAGGGGAAAGTTGGCATTCTgatctcttgcctctgcttccaaattGTTGGGACTGCAGGCAGGAATAATCACACCTGGCTTATTAAACTTAATGTACAAAAACTAGAAGTACAAAATGTTACTATTAAATtattaaagttacattttaaaactcaGCAGCTagaatacatcttttttttttttttttttaaagatttatttattattatgtgtacagcatgtatgtctgcaggccagaagagggtgccagatctcattatagatggttgtgagccaccatgtggttgctaggaattgaactcaggacctctggaagagtagttggtcctcttaacctctgagccatctctccaacccctagaaTACATCTTATAATATCAGGATTTGTTCAAATGACAGGCAGTTTTAGGTtgctatacacataaaattaaggaACAGAACCAGAATTTATAGACCTTGGCtatctcccccccctcccccccaagccCCAGatggttactctgtgtagctttgcgcctttcctggatctcactctatagcccagactggccttgaactcacagagatctacctgcctcagcctctgggattaaaggctttcgccaccactgcccggcacaccTTGGCTGCTATCTTGTTGATAGTGAAAACAGGCTTTGGCAAGACTCGGCTAGCTGCCTTGGGtttgtaagtaaaaataaatcattaatttttttttgagatttatttttatgtattttaattgaatgaatgtctgtgcaccacctgtgtaCATTTGCCTGTGTAGGCCAAGGGAGGAAGCTGGGATTTCCTGGAGCTGatgtgctgggggatgtctttctgtactctgtgactatatgttgttctcattggttaataaataagctgatttggcctatagcaaggcagcttagaagcaagCGGGAAATCtgaaacaggaaggagaaaggcagagtctggggagaagTCTgggagccaggagaagcaagatgtaaaagtaccaggaagccatgaagccatgtggcaaagcgtagattaatagaaatgggttaatttaagatataagagctagctagcaagaaccctgacccataggccatacagtttgtaaatactataatataagcctctctatATATTCTTGGGGCCAAGAGGCTGTGGGACATGGATGGGAGAGAttggtcctgactgtgggcctggcaggacctgagaaacctTCCGACTACATTTGGCCTCCAATGTGGGGGCACAAACCCCCAACccagattaagagtctcatgctctactgactgagctagcccaTGATCCAAaattattaaatggaaaattccaaaaTTAAATAGTTAATACGTTTTAAATTACATGCCATTTTGGGTAGCAGAGACGTCATCATTGAATCCATGCTGTATATCCTCCCTATTAGTCACTTAGCCCTTGGGGTTACCAGACTGACAGTATCTGTTCTCAGAGTGCTGGTGTTCCAACAAGCCTTATCCACACGCTACACAGTATGTTCCCTATAGCTCTTCACTTCATCTCCTCACCTACTTCTCTCCTATCACAAGCAGAGTGCATGCCAGCACAGTAACAAGCTCTGAGGAGGGTTGGGGCTAGGTGAAGTGGTAAACTGCCAGCCTACCATGCTTCAGGCGAGTCAAATCCCCAGCAGTCACcaccccctcaaaaaacaaaacagaggagaaaaaataaaaacaacaacaacaaaaatccaaacagTATTGTTatagttctatttttattattagtgaCTATGGTTACTCTTACTGTGTCTAATTTATGATCTAAGCTTTTAGTATTAATGTATacgggaaaaacaaaacaaacaaaaaccccagtcgTTTCAGGAATTCACTGGGAGTGTTAGCAAATACCACTTCTCAGATAAGGGAAACTACTGTAGATtgcatttaaacatattttagcATTGACAAAATTGAGTCTCCCCCCAAacctcttaataataaaaaattaggataaaatacataaagacagaaaatagttCTCCAGGGCAAAGAGTAACACTTGGCtaatatacaatttaaaaatgattataacaatttgtttaaaaaatttactttttatttctttttatatcagTTAATCcagcatatatatattttaaggagaatcaaaggtaaaaaaaaaaataaaaagagaaagaaagtgactATAAGAGATAATTCACACAATGGTGTCTTGTCATGCATGGGATCTTGTGGCTCATATTAGGCACCACTAAGTAAAATTGTTTTGCCGTTCAACTCTACCTCCCTTATTAGCGTTAATTTTAAGTGTTACggctttttatttgatttggtaTTTAATAACAGTTGTGAGTACAATggcaaacactgaaaaaaatagtagaaacaa belongs to Onychomys torridus chromosome 10, mOncTor1.1, whole genome shotgun sequence and includes:
- the LOC118592353 gene encoding LOW QUALITY PROTEIN: prolyl-tRNA synthetase associated domain-containing protein 1-like (The sequence of the model RefSeq protein was modified relative to this genomic sequence to represent the inferred CDS: inserted 2 bases in 1 codon), whose product is MALPELRAALEQRLGALAIRTEVVEHPGVFTVEEMMPHIQHLKGAHSKNLFLKDKKKKNYWLVTVLHDRPINLSDLGKQLGVRSGNLRSADETDMLEELKVGPGCATPLALXCDDGDVKFVLDSAFLEGGHEKVYFHPMTNAATMGLSPEDFLVFVKATGHDPIVLNFD